A genomic stretch from Aedes albopictus strain Foshan chromosome 2, AalbF5, whole genome shotgun sequence includes:
- the LOC134288479 gene encoding uncharacterized protein LOC134288479, which yields MRALATICLSLESYNYNLVQDAADAAEAWKKLADVFQDSGLIRKIGLLRKLTSIRLVNCSSVEDYVNELMSTSHKLSTIGCKVDESWLVALLLMGLPEYYEPMIMGLEASGAKLTLDAVKAKIQQDGKMERGPETRSDDGALYTRGTERTTERSAYPGKSKRPEKKSKTEKACFNCGKQGHFAVKCPERVKSKPKGLCSIFGIEDDRNDAWYFDSGATCNMARENQGFTDEKILEHNVGTANNGSMKAVARGTVGLRSEDGLINVHDVLKIPDLAKNLHTQNRFAGSAKTRTAVCSVKLFADIPAKSDIC from the coding sequence ATGCGAGCGCTGGCGACAATTTGCCTCAGCTTGGAAAGCTATAACTATAACCTAGTTCAGGATGCGGCCGatgcagcagaagcttggaagaagcTGGCCGATGTTTTTCAAGACTCTGGCTTGATCCGGAAGATTGGACTCCTGCGCAAACTTACTTCGATTCGGCTCGTGAACTGTTCAAGCGTTGAAGACTACGTGAACGAGCTTATGAGTACCAGCCACAAACTATCGACGATTGGATGCAAGGTGGATGAATCCTGGCTGGTGGCGCTGTTGCTGATGGGACTGCCGGAATATTACGAGCCCATGATCATGGGGTTGGAGGCTTCTGGAGCGAAACTTACGTTGGATGCGGTCAAAGCGAAGATCCAACAAGATGGCAAGATGGAGAGAGGTCCTGAAACACGCAGCGACGACGGGGCTCTCTACACTCGCGGAACGGAGCGAACCACGGAGCGAAGCGCGTATCCGGGTAAGTCAAAAAGGCCAGAGAAGAAGTCGAAGACAGAGAAGGCGTGTTTCAACTGCGGAAAGCAAGGGCATTTCGCTGTCAAATGCCCAGAGCGCGTCAAATCGAAACCGAAAGGGCTGTGCAGCATCTTCGGGATAGAAGATGATAGAAACGACGCGTGGTATTTCGACTCAGGAGCAACGTGCAACATGGCGCGAGAAAATCAAGGATTTACCGATGAGAAGATTCTGGAGCACAACGTAGGAACAGCCAACAACGGTAGCATGAAAGCTGTGGCAAGAGGTACCGTTGGCCTGCGGAGTGAAGATGGCTTGATTAATGTCCACGACGTGTTGAAGATCCCAGACTTAGCAAAGAACctgcacactcaaaacagatttgcgggctcggcaaaaacgcgcacagccgtctgctcagtaaaactattcgctgatatcccagcaaaaagtgacatttgttag